One Spiribacter halobius DNA segment encodes these proteins:
- a CDS encoding amidase, whose protein sequence is MNTHNRLTATMAAARIARGELTSEALVEACLERIEAREPDVAAWACLDPEHALRQARERDREAPRGPLHGIPVAFKDIIDTADLPTACGSPLYRGRQPVTDAACVARARAAGAVVLGKTVTTEFAGRYAGRTANPHDRRHSPGGSSSGSAAAVADGMVPLAIGSQTLGSVIRPAAYCGVRAYKPTFGLLSFVGVKHFAESFDTLGLMARSVEDLQAFRAALTGGRCGPAEGAGAPPRIALCRTPYWDEVSPRGRECLESAAARLADAGAAVTELTLPAGFAEIVPALWQAVRYEAADALLAERVAGERAISRTMRELLDEGAGIAQADHLRSLATLEAARREIGGLLEGVDIVLAPSAPGEAPEGLQDTGSPTYNALWHALELPAVNLPAGTGERDLPLGVQLVARRYDDDALLRHARWCEARLSPV, encoded by the coding sequence ATGAACACTCACAACCGCCTCACGGCGACGATGGCCGCGGCGCGAATTGCACGCGGCGAGCTGACATCCGAGGCACTGGTCGAGGCCTGCCTCGAGCGGATCGAGGCACGCGAGCCGGACGTCGCCGCCTGGGCCTGCCTCGACCCCGAGCACGCCCTGCGCCAGGCCCGGGAGCGTGACCGCGAGGCGCCGCGGGGCCCTCTGCACGGCATTCCGGTGGCCTTCAAGGACATCATCGACACCGCTGACCTGCCCACCGCCTGCGGCTCGCCTCTGTACCGCGGGCGCCAGCCGGTCACCGATGCCGCCTGTGTCGCCCGCGCCCGGGCGGCCGGGGCCGTGGTGCTCGGCAAGACCGTGACCACCGAGTTCGCCGGCCGCTACGCGGGGCGCACGGCGAACCCGCACGACCGCCGTCACAGCCCGGGGGGATCCTCCAGCGGCTCCGCGGCGGCCGTGGCCGACGGCATGGTGCCGCTCGCCATAGGCAGCCAGACCCTTGGCTCGGTCATCCGGCCGGCCGCCTACTGTGGCGTGCGGGCCTACAAGCCGACCTTCGGCCTGCTGAGCTTTGTCGGCGTTAAGCACTTCGCCGAGTCCTTCGACACGCTCGGCCTGATGGCCCGCTCGGTAGAGGATCTGCAGGCATTCCGCGCCGCACTCACCGGGGGCCGCTGCGGGCCGGCCGAAGGCGCCGGTGCCCCACCACGGATCGCGCTCTGCCGGACGCCATACTGGGACGAGGTGAGCCCGCGCGGCCGAGAGTGTCTAGAGTCCGCTGCGGCCCGTCTGGCGGATGCCGGCGCCGCAGTCACCGAGCTCACGCTCCCCGCCGGCTTCGCGGAGATCGTGCCCGCGCTCTGGCAGGCGGTGCGCTACGAGGCCGCCGACGCCCTGCTAGCCGAGCGTGTCGCGGGGGAGCGTGCCATCTCCCGCACCATGCGCGAGCTTCTCGACGAGGGCGCGGGCATCGCGCAGGCGGACCACCTGCGCAGTCTCGCCACCCTCGAGGCCGCCCGCCGCGAGATCGGCGGCCTGCTCGAGGGTGTGGATATAGTGCTCGCGCCGAGCGCCCCCGGCGAGGCGCCCGAGGGCCTGCAAGACACCGGCAGCCCCACCTACAACGCCCTCTGGCACGCCCTCGAGCTGCCGGCAGTGAATCTGCCCGCCGGGACCGGCGAGCGCGACCTGCCGCTGGGCGTCCAGCTGGTCGCCCGCCGCTACGACGACGACGCCTTGCTGCGGCACGCGCGCTGGTGCGAGGCCCGACTGTCACCCGTCTGA
- a CDS encoding sulfite exporter TauE/SafE family protein, giving the protein MDVVITAAAIAAAFFLGGVAKGGIGFGVPLVSLPLLAVVIDVRTALALLTFPIVFSNGWQAWQGGAARAGRPRLRGLLVTMTLGCALGATAIVRLDERFFFLALGLIVLGFVVTSTLMPALRVPPRYRGPVGALAGFVAGVMGGLSTAFGPPVVMYLFALHLRHEVFVATIGAIYSYASLLLVASYVAVGILTWPLAGLSLACIPPLAAGMACGAWLTRLASQATLRRVVLIFLLLIGLNMLRRGLT; this is encoded by the coding sequence ATGGATGTCGTAATCACCGCTGCAGCCATCGCCGCCGCCTTCTTCCTCGGCGGCGTCGCCAAGGGCGGGATCGGCTTCGGCGTGCCACTGGTCAGCCTGCCACTGCTCGCCGTCGTGATCGACGTGCGCACCGCGCTCGCGCTGCTCACCTTCCCCATCGTCTTCAGCAACGGCTGGCAGGCCTGGCAGGGCGGCGCGGCGCGCGCCGGCCGGCCCCGGCTGCGCGGCCTGCTGGTCACGATGACGCTCGGCTGCGCCCTGGGCGCCACGGCCATTGTGCGGCTCGACGAGCGGTTCTTCTTCCTCGCCCTGGGCCTGATCGTGCTCGGGTTCGTGGTCACCAGCACCTTAATGCCGGCCCTCAGGGTACCCCCGCGGTACCGGGGTCCGGTGGGCGCCCTCGCGGGCTTCGTGGCCGGGGTGATGGGGGGGCTGTCCACCGCCTTCGGCCCGCCGGTGGTCATGTACCTCTTCGCCCTGCACCTGCGCCACGAGGTCTTCGTCGCCACCATCGGTGCGATCTACAGCTACGCGAGCCTCCTCCTGGTGGCGAGCTACGTGGCCGTGGGCATCCTCACCTGGCCTCTTGCCGGCCTGTCGCTGGCCTGCATACCGCCGCTCGCCGCCGGCATGGCCTGCGGGGCGTGGCTGACCCGGCTCGCCTCCCAGGCGACCCTGCGCCGGGTGGTGCTGATCTTCCTCCTCCTGATTGGACTCAACATGCTGCGCCGGGGGCTGACTTGA
- a CDS encoding mandelate racemase/muconate lactonizing enzyme family protein → MRIEQVTVRHVALPLSQPYRLAIGVVERFDTLLVEMRDDTGRVGYGEATVLPGYTEETLAGAWQRITDGAERLVGLGAEPARAMLAPLRRTAPFSATALATAVEMLAGHPALDAAAGGRMPLLALLHADAGEALAAEVEGHLAEGYDTLKVKVGFDVGTDLARVARIRAAVAGRARLRLDANQGYDREQACRFVGELDPDGIELVEQTCAAGDWEAAVAVARVAPVPLMLDESIYGHADIERAAELGCAGLIKFKLMKAGGLDALEGALQRIRELGMTPVLGNGVAGEIGCWLEACVGVRWIDNAGEMNGFLKPRFSLLREPLQVEGGALRLPAGPPVPDPDALAAATVASHTV, encoded by the coding sequence ATGCGCATCGAGCAGGTGACCGTGCGCCATGTGGCGCTGCCGCTCAGCCAGCCCTACCGCCTCGCCATCGGCGTGGTGGAGCGTTTCGATACCCTGCTGGTGGAGATGCGCGACGATACCGGCAGGGTGGGCTATGGCGAGGCCACCGTGCTGCCCGGTTACACCGAGGAGACATTGGCGGGTGCCTGGCAGCGCATAACCGACGGGGCGGAGCGCCTGGTGGGGCTCGGGGCGGAGCCTGCACGGGCCATGCTCGCTCCGCTGCGCCGCACGGCGCCGTTCTCGGCCACCGCCCTCGCCACCGCCGTGGAGATGCTCGCCGGTCATCCGGCACTGGATGCCGCCGCCGGCGGGCGCATGCCGCTGCTGGCCCTGCTCCACGCGGACGCCGGCGAGGCGTTGGCCGCCGAGGTGGAGGGGCATCTTGCCGAGGGCTACGACACCCTCAAGGTCAAGGTGGGCTTCGACGTCGGCACCGATCTGGCCCGGGTGGCGCGGATCCGTGCCGCGGTGGCGGGGCGGGCGCGCCTGCGACTGGATGCGAACCAGGGCTACGACCGCGAGCAGGCCTGCCGCTTCGTCGGCGAGCTCGATCCGGACGGTATCGAGCTCGTGGAGCAGACCTGCGCGGCGGGGGACTGGGAGGCGGCGGTGGCCGTGGCGCGGGTGGCTCCGGTACCGCTCATGCTGGACGAGTCCATCTACGGCCACGCCGATATCGAGCGCGCCGCCGAGCTCGGCTGCGCGGGGCTGATCAAGTTCAAGCTGATGAAGGCGGGCGGCCTCGACGCCCTGGAGGGGGCGCTGCAGCGCATCCGTGAGCTCGGCATGACGCCGGTGCTCGGCAATGGCGTGGCCGGCGAGATCGGCTGCTGGCTGGAGGCCTGTGTCGGCGTGCGCTGGATCGACAACGCCGGGGAGATGAACGGCTTTCTCAAGCCCCGCTTCTCCCTGCTGCGGGAGCCGCTCCAGGTCGAGGGCGGCGCCCTGCGCCTGCCCGCCGGCCCGCCGGTGCCGGACCCCGACGCCCTCGCGGCAGCGACGGTGGCGAGCCACACCGTCTGA
- a CDS encoding methylaspartate mutase subunit E codes for MTRSDTALTQERIPDDAFAAMRRDNLARWPTGAAVDLAEAVAFHQALPEHKRLAPVMRRAVAEGRCLTQPRGGVGTLEGQKALMRTLDRDGMADIVPLTTDSYTRNERFAEAEAGVAESERQGRSMLNGFPIVNYGVAAARELVAEVEKPTILLTGTSMPKLTGEIGFAGGFSGYLGSGIAYTVSYIKELSIEDGIRNYQYLDRLAALYQEHGVELHRRQPGFLTGTNIPPCIAIMTCVLDALLAAAQGVRNYGLELGQCLHVVQDAAAIAACRELVQEYLGRLGYTDVFTPVTSLHWMGAWPYDDAQSAALVSWGGALAALGGAASVTTKSVHEAYGIPTAEANAEGLRMTRMAIYLARSLRLDGLPEYEREKAQIHAEVRPIIDRVLELGDGDVARGTVRAFEAGVLDIPWSPNRHVRGRLLPARDDAGYLRILDPGDMPFPAEVREYHAERLRDRAAHEGVDFDSPELAIASVYEISEELRRLLPDARSA; via the coding sequence ATGACCCGATCCGATACCGCGCTCACCCAGGAGCGCATCCCCGATGACGCCTTCGCCGCCATGCGCCGGGACAATCTCGCGCGCTGGCCCACCGGAGCGGCGGTCGACCTCGCGGAGGCGGTGGCCTTCCACCAGGCGCTGCCCGAGCACAAGCGACTCGCCCCGGTGATGCGCCGGGCGGTGGCCGAGGGGCGCTGCCTCACCCAGCCGCGTGGCGGCGTCGGCACCCTCGAGGGGCAGAAGGCGCTGATGCGCACCCTGGACCGCGACGGCATGGCGGATATCGTGCCGCTCACCACCGACAGCTACACGCGCAACGAGCGCTTCGCGGAGGCCGAGGCCGGGGTCGCCGAATCCGAGCGCCAGGGGCGCTCGATGCTGAACGGCTTCCCCATCGTCAACTATGGCGTGGCCGCAGCCCGGGAGCTGGTCGCCGAGGTGGAGAAGCCCACCATCCTGCTCACCGGCACCTCGATGCCGAAGCTCACCGGCGAGATCGGCTTCGCCGGCGGCTTCAGCGGCTACCTGGGCTCCGGCATCGCCTACACCGTCTCCTACATCAAGGAGCTCTCCATCGAGGACGGCATCCGCAACTATCAGTACCTGGACCGGCTCGCGGCGCTGTACCAGGAGCACGGCGTCGAGCTGCATCGGCGTCAGCCGGGGTTTCTCACCGGCACCAACATCCCGCCCTGCATCGCCATCATGACCTGCGTCCTCGACGCGCTGCTCGCCGCCGCCCAGGGGGTGCGCAACTACGGCCTCGAGCTCGGGCAGTGCCTGCACGTGGTGCAGGACGCCGCGGCCATCGCCGCCTGCCGGGAGCTGGTGCAGGAGTACCTGGGGCGGCTCGGCTACACGGATGTCTTCACCCCGGTGACTTCGCTGCACTGGATGGGCGCCTGGCCCTACGACGACGCCCAGTCGGCGGCGCTGGTGAGCTGGGGCGGGGCGCTGGCGGCCCTCGGCGGGGCCGCCTCGGTGACCACCAAGTCGGTGCACGAGGCCTACGGCATCCCGACCGCGGAGGCGAATGCGGAGGGCCTGCGGATGACGCGCATGGCGATCTACCTCGCCCGCTCGCTGCGCCTCGACGGGCTGCCGGAGTACGAGCGGGAGAAGGCGCAGATCCATGCCGAGGTGCGGCCGATCATCGACCGGGTGCTGGAGCTCGGGGACGGCGACGTCGCCCGCGGCACGGTGCGTGCCTTCGAGGCCGGGGTGCTGGACATCCCCTGGTCGCCCAACCGCCATGTCCGAGGCCGCCTGCTCCCCGCCCGGGACGATGCGGGCTATCTGCGCATCCTGGACCCGGGCGACATGCCCTTTCCGGCCGAGGTGCGCGAGTACCACGCGGAGCGCCTGCGCGACCGGGCCGCCCACGAGGGTGTCGATTTCGACAGCCCCGAGCTCGCCATCGCGAGCGTCTACGAGATCTCCGAGGAGCTCCGGCGGCTGCTGCCCGACGCGCGGTCAGCCTAG
- the glmL gene encoding methylaspartate mutase accessory protein GlmL, which produces MQAGHALLIDFGSTYTKLRAVDLEARRLAGSAQGPSTIATDITEGLQQALNALEARLGALPAFRHRLASSSAAGGLRMVTIGLVRDLTAEAARRAALGAGARVIGTFTHHLTRADIATITDWQPDVVLLAGGTDGGNREVILHNAAALGSAGLRCPVVLAGNRSAADEARERLGALEVRTAENVMPRHNELNIEPARAAIRQVFIDRIVEAKGIERARERLDAVLMPTPAAVLEAARLLADGAGTDRPGLGDVLVVDPGGATTDVHSVCAGLPAEGVIPRGLPEPRVKRTVEGDLGMRHNAATLVETVGIAAIAREAGVPEDTAEAICAGFAGAVERLPQTDAEHAVDAALARLAVGRAVARHAGTLETVYTAAGAATVQHGKNLSGVSTVIGTGGALAHARDAGSILAATAADPHDPTSLRPRAPRFLLDREYLLYACGLLASVAPETAYDLALASLEPLAGGEPP; this is translated from the coding sequence ATGCAGGCCGGGCACGCCCTGCTGATCGACTTCGGCAGCACCTACACCAAGCTGCGTGCCGTGGACCTCGAGGCGCGGCGGCTCGCCGGCAGCGCGCAGGGCCCATCCACCATCGCCACGGACATCACCGAGGGCCTGCAGCAGGCCCTGAACGCCCTCGAGGCGCGGCTCGGCGCGCTTCCCGCATTCCGCCACCGGCTCGCCAGCAGCAGTGCCGCCGGGGGGCTGCGCATGGTCACCATCGGCCTCGTGCGCGACCTCACCGCCGAGGCCGCCCGCCGTGCCGCCCTCGGTGCCGGCGCCCGGGTCATCGGCACCTTCACCCATCACCTCACGCGCGCCGACATCGCCACCATCACCGACTGGCAGCCCGACGTGGTGCTGCTCGCCGGGGGCACCGACGGCGGCAACCGCGAGGTCATCCTGCACAATGCCGCCGCCCTGGGCAGCGCCGGACTGCGCTGCCCCGTGGTGCTCGCCGGCAACCGCAGCGCGGCGGACGAGGCCCGGGAGCGGCTCGGCGCGCTGGAGGTGCGGACGGCCGAGAACGTCATGCCGCGGCACAACGAGCTCAACATCGAGCCCGCCCGCGCCGCCATCCGGCAGGTGTTCATCGATCGCATCGTCGAGGCGAAGGGCATCGAGCGTGCCCGCGAGCGCCTCGACGCCGTGCTCATGCCCACGCCCGCGGCGGTGCTCGAGGCGGCACGGCTGCTCGCCGACGGTGCCGGCACCGACCGCCCGGGTCTCGGCGACGTGCTGGTGGTGGACCCGGGAGGCGCCACCACCGATGTGCACTCGGTCTGCGCCGGGCTGCCGGCGGAGGGGGTGATCCCCCGGGGGCTCCCGGAGCCGCGGGTCAAGCGCACGGTGGAGGGCGACCTCGGCATGCGCCACAACGCCGCGACCCTCGTGGAGACGGTGGGCATCGCCGCCATTGCCCGGGAGGCGGGCGTGCCCGAGGACACCGCCGAGGCCATCTGCGCGGGCTTCGCGGGGGCGGTGGAGCGGCTGCCGCAGACCGACGCGGAGCACGCGGTGGATGCCGCCCTCGCCCGCCTGGCGGTGGGCCGCGCCGTGGCACGCCACGCCGGCACCCTGGAGACCGTCTACACCGCCGCGGGGGCGGCCACGGTCCAGCACGGCAAGAACCTCAGCGGCGTCAGCACCGTCATCGGCACCGGCGGCGCCCTCGCCCATGCGCGCGATGCCGGGAGCATCCTGGCGGCCACCGCCGCCGACCCGCACGATCCCACCTCGCTGCGCCCCCGGGCGCCGCGCTTCCTGCTCGACCGCGAGTACCTGCTTTACGCCTGCGGGCTGCTGGCGAGCGTCGCCCCGGAGACGGCCTACGACCTCGCGCTCGCCAGCCTCGAGCCCCTGGCCGGAGGAGAGCCGCCATGA
- the glmS gene encoding methylaspartate mutase subunit S has protein sequence MGGQTLVTGVIGSDTHIVGNRILNIGLEKAGYQIVALGALTPAEEFVDAAIETAADAILVSSLYGQGELDCRGFRDLCVEAGIGDILLYIGGNLVVGKQSWESVEQRFLDMGFDRAFPPGTRPEDVVAALEADFARRGAGGRGD, from the coding sequence ATGGGCGGGCAGACCCTGGTGACCGGCGTCATCGGCTCGGACACCCACATCGTCGGCAACCGCATCCTGAACATCGGCCTGGAAAAGGCCGGCTATCAGATCGTGGCGCTCGGCGCGCTGACTCCGGCGGAGGAGTTTGTCGACGCCGCCATCGAGACCGCCGCGGACGCCATCCTCGTCTCCTCGCTCTACGGTCAGGGCGAGCTCGACTGCCGCGGCTTCCGCGACCTCTGCGTGGAGGCCGGCATCGGCGACATCCTGCTCTACATCGGCGGCAATCTGGTGGTGGGCAAGCAGTCCTGGGAATCGGTGGAGCAGCGCTTCCTCGACATGGGCTTCGACCGCGCCTTCCCGCCGGGCACGCGGCCGGAGGACGTGGTGGCCGCCCTCGAGGCGGATTTCGCGCGACGCGGCGCCGGCGGCCGCGGGGACTGA
- a CDS encoding Bug family tripartite tricarboxylate transporter substrate binding protein, which translates to MSRAMRFTGFVAGAAIALCPLASGAQEAPEPPEGFPERPLEILVPYGTGGGSDQLSRAMANAIEEVSGTSVQVTNAPGGGGLAAIPDFMAAPKDGYTMLESIDAVATNYVSGRMEQHPTEDIEPLAIAQITFNQLYIRPDEDRFTNFEEFVEYAQENPGVLTVANVGNQGSMERINMHLLEQDLDFETKQIAFDEPSERYASVIGGHIDVLFEQPGDVRQFLEAGQLKPIVTFFESRPDAFSEVPTHRQVGGDFTALNRFRGFWTHPDVPEERKRYLEALIGAAWETDSFQEFNRTKYMHLVNSYRDTEGATELINNAIETYTNVYEQIGIETRGD; encoded by the coding sequence ATGTCGCGCGCAATGCGATTCACCGGTTTCGTGGCAGGGGCGGCGATCGCCCTGTGTCCCCTCGCCAGCGGCGCCCAGGAGGCGCCCGAGCCCCCGGAGGGCTTTCCCGAGCGGCCGCTGGAGATCCTCGTCCCCTACGGCACCGGCGGTGGCTCGGACCAGCTGAGCCGGGCCATGGCGAATGCCATCGAGGAAGTGTCGGGTACCTCGGTACAGGTGACCAACGCCCCCGGTGGCGGTGGCCTGGCGGCCATTCCCGACTTCATGGCGGCCCCGAAGGATGGCTACACGATGCTCGAGAGCATCGACGCCGTGGCCACCAACTACGTCTCCGGGCGCATGGAGCAGCATCCCACCGAGGACATCGAGCCGCTCGCCATCGCGCAGATCACCTTCAACCAGCTCTACATCCGGCCCGATGAGGACCGATTCACCAACTTCGAGGAATTCGTTGAGTACGCCCAGGAGAACCCGGGTGTGCTGACGGTGGCCAATGTCGGCAACCAGGGCTCGATGGAGCGGATCAACATGCATCTGCTCGAGCAGGATCTGGACTTCGAGACCAAGCAGATCGCATTCGATGAGCCGAGCGAGCGCTATGCCTCGGTCATCGGCGGGCACATCGACGTGCTCTTCGAGCAGCCGGGCGATGTGCGGCAGTTCCTCGAGGCCGGTCAGCTCAAGCCCATCGTGACCTTCTTCGAGTCGCGGCCGGATGCCTTCTCGGAGGTGCCGACGCATCGCCAGGTGGGTGGCGACTTCACCGCGCTCAACCGCTTCCGCGGCTTCTGGACCCATCCGGACGTGCCCGAGGAGCGCAAGCGCTATCTCGAGGCGCTGATCGGCGCCGCCTGGGAGACGGATTCCTTCCAGGAGTTCAACCGCACCAAGTACATGCACCTGGTGAACAGCTACCGCGATACCGAGGGGGCCACCGAGCTCATCAACAACGCCATCGAGACGTACACCAACGTGTACGAGCAGATCGGCATCGAGACGCGGGGCGACTGA
- a CDS encoding tripartite tricarboxylate transporter TctB family protein: MSSSIRVRLELIVWLLIAGVFYGLTFRFSDTTGVTFEWGPAAWPRAALIIMAVVAVANYLTHRPVGAAASERQGGARSGQEIVNLIGLFAIPLVYIWLLPRIGFYIATLIFLPVYMRYLGERRWKLIAGVTLLLFALVNLVFTHIFYAGLPTGNWPGFYEASSWFVTLIR, translated from the coding sequence ATGAGCTCGTCCATCCGGGTGAGGCTGGAGCTGATCGTCTGGCTGCTGATCGCCGGCGTCTTCTACGGCCTGACCTTCCGCTTCTCGGATACCACCGGCGTCACCTTCGAGTGGGGACCCGCCGCCTGGCCCCGCGCCGCGCTGATCATCATGGCCGTGGTGGCGGTGGCCAACTACCTCACCCACCGGCCGGTGGGCGCGGCGGCGTCCGAGCGCCAGGGCGGTGCCCGCTCCGGGCAGGAGATCGTCAATCTGATCGGGTTGTTCGCGATCCCCCTGGTCTATATCTGGCTGCTGCCGCGCATCGGCTTCTACATCGCGACCCTGATCTTCCTGCCGGTGTACATGCGCTATCTCGGCGAGCGGCGCTGGAAGCTCATCGCCGGCGTCACGCTGCTGCTGTTCGCCCTCGTGAACCTGGTGTTCACGCACATCTTCTATGCAGGGCTGCCCACGGGTAACTGGCCGGGCTTCTACGAGGCCTCGAGCTGGTTCGTCACCCTGATCCGCTGA
- a CDS encoding tripartite tricarboxylate transporter permease, with translation MENFLGGSAALFSDPVALTIFFGGLLGGLLFGAIPGINMLTLGAVILPFTVSMDPTNAIMLYSVIYTSGVFGGAITAILFNIPGSPENAPTALDGYPMTQQGLAAKAIGAAVLCSSAGGLCSVLLMMAATPAIAGWAISAFGPPEIFGLVCLGLAMSASVGARDLWHGLLSVTLGMLIASIGTDPADGVPRFAFGFQFLLAGISFIPLVLGLFAVSEIFNQAEERINLGGERPKVSMELPSLLEFWRMKVTVIRSVIIGFFAGILPGIGAVLAAFLSYNEAVRWGGKNSRFGKGELKGVVASETANNAATGAAMIPLLALGLPGGALTAMMLAVFQLHGMEPGPLVFITSSDLVWTVFAAMFFANLLILALGYFQTKVVVHVLRIPFPLLGPGILLVATVGAYALRHLSLDVWVMFIAGAAGFLLRRSGYSVAGVILGVILGGIGESSFTKSMQMLDYNPLLLFTRPITALLVGVALLTIGLRLVEAVRSSRRHRVALANGSQSD, from the coding sequence ATGGAGAACTTTCTGGGTGGCAGCGCGGCGCTGTTTTCGGACCCCGTGGCGCTCACCATATTCTTCGGCGGCCTGCTCGGCGGGCTGCTGTTCGGTGCGATCCCGGGCATCAACATGCTCACCCTGGGGGCGGTGATCCTGCCGTTCACGGTAAGCATGGATCCCACCAACGCGATCATGCTCTATTCGGTGATCTACACCTCCGGCGTGTTCGGCGGGGCGATCACCGCCATCCTGTTCAATATCCCGGGGTCGCCGGAGAACGCACCGACGGCCCTGGACGGCTACCCCATGACCCAGCAGGGCCTCGCGGCGAAGGCGATCGGGGCTGCCGTGCTCTGTTCCTCGGCCGGGGGTCTGTGCTCGGTGCTGCTGATGATGGCCGCGACGCCGGCAATCGCCGGCTGGGCGATCTCGGCATTCGGCCCGCCCGAGATCTTTGGCCTGGTGTGCCTCGGACTGGCGATGTCCGCCTCGGTGGGGGCCAGGGATCTCTGGCACGGCCTGCTCTCGGTGACGCTTGGCATGCTCATCGCCTCCATCGGCACGGATCCGGCCGACGGCGTGCCGCGCTTCGCGTTCGGCTTCCAGTTCCTGCTCGCGGGGATCAGCTTCATCCCGCTCGTGCTTGGGCTGTTCGCCGTCTCGGAGATCTTCAACCAGGCCGAGGAGCGCATCAATCTGGGCGGCGAGCGCCCGAAGGTGAGCATGGAGCTGCCGAGCCTGCTCGAGTTCTGGCGCATGAAGGTCACCGTGATCCGCTCGGTGATCATCGGCTTCTTCGCCGGCATCCTTCCGGGCATCGGTGCCGTGCTGGCGGCGTTCCTCAGCTACAACGAGGCGGTGCGCTGGGGCGGCAAGAACAGCCGCTTCGGCAAGGGGGAGCTCAAGGGCGTGGTGGCGTCGGAGACCGCGAACAACGCCGCCACCGGCGCGGCCATGATTCCGCTGCTCGCCCTCGGCCTGCCCGGCGGTGCACTGACAGCCATGATGCTGGCGGTCTTCCAGCTCCACGGCATGGAGCCGGGGCCCCTGGTGTTCATCACCTCGAGCGACCTGGTGTGGACCGTGTTCGCGGCGATGTTCTTCGCCAACCTGCTGATCCTGGCGCTGGGCTATTTCCAGACCAAGGTGGTGGTGCACGTGCTGCGGATCCCGTTTCCGCTGCTGGGGCCAGGGATACTACTGGTGGCCACGGTGGGTGCCTACGCCCTGCGCCACCTCTCGCTGGACGTCTGGGTGATGTTCATCGCGGGTGCAGCCGGCTTCCTGCTGCGCCGCTCGGGCTACTCCGTGGCCGGCGTCATCCTCGGGGTGATTCTCGGCGGCATCGGTGAGTCGAGCTTCACCAAGTCCATGCAGATGCTCGACTACAACCCGCTGCTGCTGTTCACGCGGCCGATCACGGCCCTGCTGGTGGGCGTCGCGCTGCTGACCATCGGCCTGCGGCTCGTGGAGGCGGTGCGCTCCTCGCGCCGGCATCGGGTCGCCCTCGCCAACGGCTCCCAGAGCGACTGA
- a CDS encoding succinate--CoA ligase subunit beta: protein MNFEEHTGKAVLRAAGVATPEGRLCDTPATARSAAEAFGTCAVKAQVATGKRGKAGGIRIARSPEEAEQAAADILGMEIGGYTVHRVLVEQGVDIRQELYAAVLNDPATKGPLVLVSAEGGMEIEELAAEKPESLIRVPVDIRHGVSRTALEQALAGTFTGDQLPALLDTLERLYAAYAGSDADLLEINPLVVTGEGGMLALDCKLSIDDGAVPRQPDLAAEAPEVPMTELERRARELSLPYIQLDGSVGILANGAGLTMTTMDVVSHYGGAPANFLEIGGEAYTKGRDALRLVLDNPNVRSLVINFCGAFARTDVMTEGVLAAWDEVRPQVPVHFCINGTGEDEALAMVRDKLGVTPTQVMDEAVQAAVEAAR, encoded by the coding sequence GTGAACTTCGAGGAACACACGGGCAAGGCGGTCCTGCGCGCCGCCGGCGTCGCCACGCCGGAAGGCCGGCTCTGCGACACGCCGGCCACGGCGCGCTCGGCGGCCGAGGCCTTCGGCACCTGCGCGGTCAAGGCGCAGGTGGCCACCGGCAAGCGCGGCAAGGCGGGGGGCATCCGCATCGCCCGCAGCCCCGAGGAGGCGGAGCAGGCCGCGGCGGACATCCTCGGCATGGAGATCGGCGGCTACACGGTGCACCGGGTGCTGGTGGAGCAGGGCGTCGACATCCGCCAGGAGCTCTATGCGGCGGTGCTCAACGACCCCGCCACCAAGGGCCCGCTGGTGCTGGTCTCCGCCGAGGGCGGCATGGAGATCGAGGAGCTCGCGGCAGAGAAGCCGGAGAGCCTGATCCGCGTGCCGGTGGACATCCGTCACGGGGTGAGCCGCACGGCGCTCGAGCAGGCCCTGGCGGGGACCTTCACTGGCGACCAGCTGCCCGCGCTGCTGGATACCCTGGAGCGGCTGTATGCCGCCTACGCGGGGAGCGACGCCGACCTGCTGGAGATCAACCCGCTGGTGGTCACCGGCGAGGGCGGCATGCTGGCGCTCGACTGCAAGCTCTCCATCGACGACGGTGCCGTGCCGCGACAGCCGGACCTGGCCGCCGAGGCGCCCGAGGTGCCGATGACAGAGCTCGAGCGCCGGGCGCGGGAGCTGTCGCTGCCCTACATCCAGCTCGACGGCTCGGTGGGGATTCTCGCCAACGGCGCCGGGCTGACCATGACCACCATGGACGTCGTGAGCCACTACGGCGGCGCGCCGGCGAACTTCCTCGAGATCGGCGGCGAGGCCTACACCAAGGGCCGGGATGCGCTGCGGCTGGTGCTCGACAACCCCAATGTGCGCAGCCTCGTGATCAACTTCTGCGGAGCCTTCGCCCGCACCGACGTGATGACCGAGGGCGTGCTCGCGGCCTGGGACGAGGTCCGGCCGCAGGTGCCGGTGCACTTCTGCATCAACGGCACCGGCGAGGACGAGGCGCTCGCCATGGTCCGGGACAAGCTCGGGGTAACGCCCACCCAGGTGATGGACGAGGCCGTGCAGGCGGCCGTGGAGGCGGCACGATGA